The following are from one region of the Hemitrygon akajei chromosome 31, sHemAka1.3, whole genome shotgun sequence genome:
- the LOC140719477 gene encoding histone H2B 7-like, with product MPETKAPKKGAKKAVSKAKGTKKRRRSRRETYSIYVYKVMKQVHPDTGISSKAMSVMNSFVNDIFERIAREASRLAHYNKRSTITSREIQTAVRLLLPGELAKHAVSEGTKAVTKYTSSK from the coding sequence ATGCCTGAAACCAAAGCTCCGAAGAAAGGCGCCAAGAAAGCCGTGTCCAAGGCCAAGGGCACCAAGAAGCGCAGGAGGTCGAGGAGGGAGACTTACTCCATCTATGTCTACAAGGTGATGAAGCAGGTTCACCCCGACACCGGCATCTCCTCCAAGGCCATGAGCGTCATGAACTCGTTCGTGAACGATATTTTCGAGCGCATCGCGCGCGAGGCTTCCCGCCTGGCCCATTACAACAAGCGGTCGACCATCACCTCTCGGGAGATCCAGACCGCCGTGCGCCTGCTGCTGCCCGGGGAGCTGGCCAAGCACGCTGTGTCGGAAGGGACAAAGGCGGTCACCAAGTACACCAGCTCCAAGTGA
- the LOC140719466 gene encoding histone H2B 7-like, whose translation MPETKAPKKGAKKAVSKAKGTKKRRRSRRETYSIYVYKVMKQVHPDTGISSKAMSVMNSFVNDIFERIAREASRLAHYNKRSTITSREIQTAVRLLLPGELAKHAVSEGTKAVTKYTSSK comes from the coding sequence ATGCCTGAAACCAAAGCTCCGAAGAAAGGCGCCAAGAAAGCCGTGTCCAAGGCCAAGGGCACCAAGAAGCGCAGGAGGTCGAGGAGGGAGACTTACTCCATCTACGTCTACAAGGTGATGAAGCAGGTTCACCCCGACACCGGCATCTCCTCCAAGGCCATGAGCGTCATGAACTCGTTCGTGAACGATATTTTCGAGCGCATCGCGCGCGAGGCTTCCCGCCTGGCCCATTACAACAAGCGGTCGACCATCACCTCTCGGGAGATCCAGACCGCCGTGCGCCTGCTGCTGCCCGGGGAGCTGGCCAAGCACGCCGTGTCGGAAGGGACAAAGGCGGTCACCAAGTACACCAGCTCCAAGTGA